One Paroedura picta isolate Pp20150507F chromosome 3, Ppicta_v3.0, whole genome shotgun sequence genomic window carries:
- the LOC143834492 gene encoding killer cell lectin-like receptor subfamily B member 1C: MAENILYADLRLPSESTSARLPHPPQDSCPFSCRYKLALWIGWGSSAILLVTVILLVFQMKQTMEKDCQCPGPIKEIGNNSILAHLRQKLCKPLDNNITENSSCRLCPQHWNLHENKCYWISKEKQTWSKSKESCIAKHSRLLVIQNQEEVDFIESIMEGAQLLWIGLKATFPERKWIWLDDSAWDGIL, from the exons ATGGCAGAAAACATTCTCTACGCTGACCTCAGGCTCCCTTCTGAGTCCACCTCTGCAAGGCTGCCTCATCCACCTCAAG ATTCCTGTCCATTTTCGTGTCGGTACAAGCTTGCTCTGTGGATTGGATGGGGTAGCAGTGCAATCCTGCTAGTCACTGTGATTTTGTTGG TTTTTCAGATGAAGCAAACTATGGAGAAAGACTGTCAGTGTCCGGGACCGATCAAAGAAATAGGAAACAATTCCATTCTGGCTCACTTGAGGCAGAAACTGTGTAAGCCTCTTGACAACAACATAACAG AGAATTCCAGTTGTCGACTGTGTCCCCAGCACTGGAACCTTCATGAGAACAAGTGCTACTGGATCTCTAAAGAAAAGCAAACCTGGAGTAAGAGCAAGGAATCCTGCATAGCAAAACACTCTCGGCTGCTGGTAATACAGAATCAGGAAGAAGTG GACTTTATAGAAAGCATTATGGAAGGGGCACAGCTGCTGTGGATTGGACTAAAGGCCACATTTCCTGAAAGAAAATGGATCTGGTTGGATGACTCTGCCTGGGATGGTATATTGTGA
- the LOC143831523 gene encoding killer cell lectin-like receptor subfamily F member 2, with product MEDEEGYMALSFKSRKEGGKNSIPSHIQDTPPRYFRCHQHKVWVGCTMIVLLVGTVAVLVTWVCQMRHHIDILENGDIFQMFPNGTAMKNKSSWENSMSSLRQFLCKPQNDKETENSGCRLCPQNWSLRENKCYWVSKGRQTWWKGKEDCTAKHSRMLVIQNQEEVTFIQNIAEGAQLLWIGLKATFPERKWIWIDGSPLDNKLFQDLGPAEANCCGRLNGNQIISEACSTIAIWICETDALLI from the exons ATGGAAGATGAGGAAGGCTACATGGCTCTTAGCTTCAAGTCAAGGAAAGAAGGTGGAAAAAACAGCATTCCATCACACATCCAAG ATACTCCGCCAAGATATTTCCGCTGCCATCAGCATAAAGTGTGGGTTGGATGCACCATGATTGTCCTCTTAGTAGGAACCGTGGCCGTTCTGGTTACATGGG TTTGCCAGATGAGACACCACATAGATATTCTGGAGAATGGTGATATTTTCCAGATGTTCCCAAATGGAACGGCAATGAAAAATAAATCCAGCTGGGAGAACTCCATGTCTTCCTTGCGGCAGTTTTTGTGCAAGCCACAGAACGACAAAGAAACAG AGAATTCTGGTTGTCGGCTGTGTCCCCAGAACTGGTCCCTTCGTGAGAACAAGTGCTACTGGGTCTCCAAAGGAAGGCAGACCTggtggaaggggaaggaagactGCACAGCCAAACACTCCCGTATGCTGGTGATACAGAATCAGGAAGAAGTG actttCATCCAAAACATTGCTGAGGGGGCACAGCTGCTCTGGATTGGACTAAAAGCCACATTCCCTGAGAGGAAATGGATCTGGATAGATGGCTCCCCATTAGATAACAAACT atttcaagacCTGGGTCCGGCTGAAGCAAATTGCTGTGGAAGGctgaatggaaatcaaataatttCTGAAGCTTGCAGTACAATAGCCATATGGATTTGTGAGACAGATGCTCTCCTGATATAA
- the LOC143831524 gene encoding C-type lectin domain family 2 member D-like isoform X2, with the protein MEGEEASENSENVELIVEEISSHSAPAGLPSEDTAQNIPIWIIIFVSVTIVIITAFVVIYADVQVRKIADSPHCVPPCPPDWIATQRRCYYFSNEKRNWPSSQSFCLSQKANLLHFKPSLEKDFVLHNKGKPPSWIGLRKEGNHTWKWTNGEISTLQILGDGDCACLNKEGTLNAFKCRTELFWICQKDEAS; encoded by the exons ATGGAAGGCGAAGAAGCATCTGAGAACTCTGAGAACGTGGAACTTATCGTTGAAGAAATATCTTCACATTCTGCTCCTGCAG gcctGCCCTCGGAGGACACAG CACAGAATATTCCAATATGGATAATCATTTTTGTTTCTGTCACAATAGTTATCATAACTGCCTTTGTGGTCATCTATGCAGATG TGCAAGTCCGAAAAATAGCAGATTCACCACACTGTGTCCCACCCTGCCCACCTGACTGGATTGCAACTCAAAGAAGGTGCTATTACTTTTCAAATGAGAAAAGGAACTGGCCTTCCAGCCAGAGCTTCTGCTTGTCTCAGAAGGCCAACTTGCTCCATTTCAAGCCCAGCCTGGAAAAG GATTTTGTGCTGCATAACAAAGGCAAACCCCCTTCTTGGATTGGTCTCAGAAAAGAAGGAAATCATACCTGGAAATGGACAAATGGAGAAATTTCAAC GCTGCAAATACTTGGAGACGGAGACTGTGCTTGTCTAAACAAGGAAGGCACTCTCAATGCCTTTAAATGCCGCACAGAACTCTTTTGGATCTGCCAGAAAGATGAAGCAAGCTGA
- the LOC143831524 gene encoding C-type lectin domain family 2 member D-like isoform X1, with the protein MEGEEASENSENVELIVEEISSHSAPAGLPSEDTALLSVKGSSCYKTSCSHPAAQNIPIWIIIFVSVTIVIITAFVVIYADVQVRKIADSPHCVPPCPPDWIATQRRCYYFSNEKRNWPSSQSFCLSQKANLLHFKPSLEKDFVLHNKGKPPSWIGLRKEGNHTWKWTNGEISTLQILGDGDCACLNKEGTLNAFKCRTELFWICQKDEAS; encoded by the exons ATGGAAGGCGAAGAAGCATCTGAGAACTCTGAGAACGTGGAACTTATCGTTGAAGAAATATCTTCACATTCTGCTCCTGCAG gcctGCCCTCGGAGGACACAG CTTTGTTGTCTGTCAAGGGCTCGAGTTGCTATAAAACAAGCTGTTCCCATCCGGCAG CACAGAATATTCCAATATGGATAATCATTTTTGTTTCTGTCACAATAGTTATCATAACTGCCTTTGTGGTCATCTATGCAGATG TGCAAGTCCGAAAAATAGCAGATTCACCACACTGTGTCCCACCCTGCCCACCTGACTGGATTGCAACTCAAAGAAGGTGCTATTACTTTTCAAATGAGAAAAGGAACTGGCCTTCCAGCCAGAGCTTCTGCTTGTCTCAGAAGGCCAACTTGCTCCATTTCAAGCCCAGCCTGGAAAAG GATTTTGTGCTGCATAACAAAGGCAAACCCCCTTCTTGGATTGGTCTCAGAAAAGAAGGAAATCATACCTGGAAATGGACAAATGGAGAAATTTCAAC GCTGCAAATACTTGGAGACGGAGACTGTGCTTGTCTAAACAAGGAAGGCACTCTCAATGCCTTTAAATGCCGCACAGAACTCTTTTGGATCTGCCAGAAAGATGAAGCAAGCTGA